The Hemibagrus wyckioides isolate EC202008001 linkage group LG25, SWU_Hwy_1.0, whole genome shotgun sequence genome has a segment encoding these proteins:
- the allc gene encoding allantoicase, which produces MCTLLCSTCLVNTQLSRTRKKHFFSRQSSRAYNNFLKHFTLRMENRSAVKLDSGQPDFVQFNNLACETAGGKVIFATDEWFAPARNLLKREPAEFLPSAFTEFGKWMDGWESRRKRIPGHDWCIVQLGVPGVVHGFDVDTSFFTGNYAPSISIQAACLDGLVLPSLVLEGDRTGMAASESQFEAVAQLHSESWEEIVPVKMLRPGYSDSCHNFFSVTYPHRVTHIRLNMYPDGGIARLRVYGVGQRNWSSVSSQEEMDLVTLVNGGVCVGYSDAHFGHPRNMIGLGRADSMADGWETARRLDRPKVLTMDEKGILQVPGFEWAIFRLGHPGVISRIEIDTNHFKGNFPDWCKIEACSLTPEEEQTYIRHKWSSDKGPTWKILLLPQKLKPHYRHLYSGECVLQCGSVSHVRLVIAPDGGVSRLRLWGHIISSKSTNPHQISKL; this is translated from the exons ATGTGTACTTTGCTCTGTTCGACCTGTTTAGTAAACACACAACTCAGTAGGACGAgaaagaagcattttttttccaggcaGTCCTCGAGGGCTTACAACAATTTTTTGAAGCATTTCACATTGAGGATGGAAAACCGATCAGCTGTGAAATTGGACTCCGGTCAACCAGATTTTGTACAGTTTAATAATCTTGCGTGTGAAACAGCAGGAGGGAAG GTGATTTTTGCAACAGATGAGTGGTTTGCTCCTGCTCGAAACCTCTTAAAG AGGGAGCCTGCAGAGTTCCTTCCCTCAGCTTTCACAGAGTTTGGGAAATGGATGGACGGTTGGGAATCAAGAAGGAAAAGAATACCAG GTCACGATTGGTGCATTGTGCAGTTGGGAGTTCCTGGTGTCGTTCACGGCTTTGATGTGGACACGTCGTTCTTCACGGGAAACTACGCGCCTTCCATTTCTATTCAGGCTGCCTGTCTTG ATGGACTGGTATTGCCGTCTTTAGTTCTTGAGGGAGACCGTACAGGAATGGCTGCTTCAGAGAGCCAGTTTGAAGCTGTGGCTCAG CTTCACTCAGAGAGCTGGGAGGAGATTGTACCAGTGAAAATGCTGAGGCCTGGATACTCTGATTCCTGCCACAACTTTTTCAGTGTCACCTACCCCCATCGAGTCACCCACATCCGCCTGAACATGTATCCTG ATGGAGGTATTGCAAGATTGCGAGTGTATGGAGTTGGACAAAGAAACTGGTCCAGTGTATCCAGTCAGGAGGAAATGGATCTTGTCACACTGGTcaatggtggagtgtgtgtgggttacaGCGATGCACATTTCGGTCACCCACGCAACATGATAG GTTTGGGACGGGCTGACAGCATGGCCGATGGGTGGGAAACAGCACGACGCTTGGATCGTCCCAAAGTGTTGACA ATGGACGAGAAGGGCATCTTACAGGTCCCTGGATTTGAGTGGGCCATCTTCAGACTTGGGCATCCTGGTGTGATCAGCAGAATTGAGATAGACACCAATCATTTTAAAG GTAATTTTCCTGACTGGTGTAAAATTGAGGCCTGTAGTTTAACTCCAGAGGAGGAGCAAACCTATATAAGGCACAAGTGGAGCAGTGACAAAGGTCCCACATGGAAAATACTTCTTCTTCCTCAGAAA CTGAAGCCTCACTACAGGCACTTGTACTCTGGGgagtgtgtgctgcagtgtggGAGTGTAAGTCATGTAAGGCTCGTAATTGCTCCTGATGGAGGGGTCAGTCGGCTCAGACTCTGGGGTCACATCATCTCCAGCAAGTCAACTAATCCTCATCAAATCTCAAAACTCTGA